The DNA segment GCAGAGGGGAAGAGAGAGGCATGCTCCTCATTCGGATTATACCCTGCCTGATCCGACTGCGACTGACGATAAACGTGCGCCTCCGGATAGACTGCCGTATCCAAAGCCGGCTGGTTCAAAACATCCGAACCGAGTTCACTGGCTATAATGATCTTGTAAACAACATTGTCCTTCGGCCATTCACATTTATATCTGACAGATCTTACCGGCCACGGGATGTTCTTCAGGTTTGTCTCTGACCAAACGACCACCATATCGCGTCCTGCATCAGGGTCGGTCAGATTCGTACTCTTTGTGGTGGTTACCTCATTGACAGGAATGATCGGCCCCATTCTGGTCTCCTTATCATACGCCCGCTTCGTGCCGAATCCGTCGTAGAAGGCCTTGTTGAAATAAACAAATCCGTTTCTCCCGAGAGGGTCATTATGAACAAAATCCGTTATCCTCTGCCCGACCGTGCAGGCAGCGTCGTCCTGAAATACCGCGCTGTTATCCCAGACGTGCGTCTTGACCACCTCAAAAGCGACAGGGAAATTGGTCAGGTCAAACCCTCCATTGCCGTAGCGTATGACAGAATAGCCCTCTTTTGCAGCATTGAAAAGGGCCCCACCGGTAGCGGTCTTGTCAGTATCAGTTGCTCCATTACCGGTGCGCTGGATACCGGTGTAGCTATAGGTCGTGGTCGACGGCTGCAGTTCAGTCGGCACGCCGGCAATATGGATCTGCGGTCTGTCCGGCCATTTGCTTACACCTGTGGTGAGCACCCGGGTCATGTCCAGAAGGTCAGTCGAGACGCGCCATTTGATCACTGCACCCTTGTCGCCCCATACTGAATAGAGTTTCTTGCTATATTCGCTCCAGAAAAAATTGTTCTCTGCATCCGGTGGAGACAGAAACTCCGGCTTCATTGCCACTGCCCCATCAGGCATTGGGACTTCTTCTCCAACAGTCCAGACCTCGCTTTCCCTCCAGTGTCCAAGCTGGCTGACGCTGGCGAGAAAGACATCGGAATTCCCATCAGAAAAGAGGATCTTGCCGCTTGAGGTATTGCTCGGCTTCTTATTGGGGTCCAAGAAATTACTCATTATAGTCTGCGCATTCAGAACGCTTCCGAACTGCAGACCGGAGATCATACCAGTAAAATAATTGGTGCCGCTCACACTGCTTGCATAGGCTATTGTTACGCCGGTATGAATAGTTTTCGTTGAACTCGTCTTTGTCCCTGCGGCCCTCTCGATCCCGTCGACATACAGCTTCTGCGTTATGCCTGCTCCGAAGGTATGCACCGCATAGTGCCATTGATTGTCAGCAAAATTAGTCCCGATGGTCTGAATAATCTCTTCTGTTCCGTTAAATAACTTGGCCTTAAGATTGCCGTTAGAGAGCCAGATATCCCTGTCCCCGTTTCCCACTTTCGGACCGTTTGTTATCGAAAGGATACCCTCATTAGGTTCACCTGTCTTGAACCAGAATGAGACAGCATAGCTCGTATCGCTGACGGTTTCCTCCCCGAAGATATATTGCTGCTTGCTGCCGTCAAAATACATGGTCGAACTTTCGATAAAGCTGGAGGCAGTCTTAAAGCTGCCGGCAACAAAGGTGGTCCCGGAACCGTCAGTGACAATACCCCGAGCATTTTCGTCATCATACAAGCCCCCCCTCGTAGACCATGACAGGCCGCCGCTGGCCGCCACATACTTACTGACAAAGGCATCGTTCTGGGAATTACCCTTTGCGTTTATCGTATTGATAACACTGCTGTTTTCGAACATCTGGAGATTGCCCTTGAAATTACCTGTTACATAAACTCCGCGACTGGCCAATGCCAGCGAATCGACCGACAATGAGAATGCCTCAGCAGCGTTTAAAGTTGTTGAAGGACCTGCGGACCTGGCCCATTGCCATTGAGCAGAAACGTTGCTTCCACCATTCAATCTTGCGACAAAGGCGTTTACCGGGGCACTTGTGCCGCCGGTCGTATCATGGAGCTGTATTGATCCAAGCTTGGGGGCATTCTTGTAACCGCCCGCTATGTACAGGTCTCCATCAGGGTCCATGGCAATAGCATTCGCCCAGATTGAATCAGTTGGGGCAGTATTTGAAGAATCAACAAGCCACTTTATCGACGGGTTAGGCACCGGGACGGAATTGTTAAACATATTTTTCCCCTGATCGTATATTTTCATTACGAAGAGGTCCTTATTGCCTGTGCCTGAGGCCATGGCAGTCTTAACATTTACCCCATCAGAAAATCTGAAGTCAAAGGTGCTGCTGCCGTCGGAGTTGCCGCCCTGGAAATAACCGGTCACGTAGATCATTGTTTTGGGAGTTGTATAATCTGACTCGTCAAATTTCACCACAAGGCCCGCGGCACGGTCATCACTTTCACGATATCCGGAAGGGCTTGAGATGCAGACATTTTGGCCATACAGATACTGGGCAGCACGGTCTTCAGTGTAGGGCTTGGGAAATGAAGGCTTATTTATTCCGGTGCTATAATCGAGATAGTTGGAGAAAGTAAACGGCGCGGAATAAACAGGCGTTGGGTTCTGTCCATACCACTGTCTGCATTCGTTTTCGTTGAGACCCCAGTTGGAGTCCCAATAGCCGATCTCGCAGGCATGGTGATAGTTAAAGGAAGTCCAGGGTGCTGCTAATGTGTGGTCGTGCTTGTAATATGCATTCGGAGAGTTGCAGCACCAGTTGCCGGTCAGACATTCTATGCCGGGAAAATTCCCTCCCCCTGAAAGAGCCCATTTCCAGTCTCCATTTTTAGTCAGTTTAGCCACGAATACATCGTAGTCAGGATTATCCGGTTTGGAGGGATAACTCTGCGTTGTCAGTGTTTTTGTTGTTATCGTACCGTCATCGTTTAAAATCTGAAAGATCTGGTTTCCTGAAAAAGTCCCTGCCACATAAACTTCAACATCACGGGTAGTATTGATCCCAACGGGTGTAACCCCTATGGCTGTCCCATATCCCTGCCAGTCTCCAGGGATGCTTTTTGCCCAGAGCCAGGTCCCGTTCGCATCGAGCTTTGCCACAAAAGCATCATGCAGCCCTTGCGAGATAAGAATAATATTTCCGAAACTCGCAGTTGCACCGAATTTCCCTGTGATATACACATTGCCTTCATGGTCAACGGTAATGGCATCTGCTGTGTCTTCCCATATGCCGCCCGCACTGACAACCCAGTCCCAACCGCCGCCTGCATCAAGCTTACCCACAAAAAGATCTGAACAATAACCGTTTGTACAGCTTGCGTTTGGGGGTGCCTGGAGAGTCGTTGTCCCAATAGTCGCTGTGCCGGTAAAATAGCCGGCAACATAAACATTCCCGTTCTTGTCGACTGTTGTTGCAAGTGCCTGGTCATTCAAAGAACCGCCGGCCCTCTGCGGCCATCCGGAATCCGCATAAGCCTGTCCTGCATGCAAAAGAAAAAGACAGGAGAACAGAAGGAAAATTGCGGACAACAACCTGGTAAGCATCAGTTTCTTACGATCCCTCATAGTTGTTTCGACGAATGTTTTCATTGGTTCAACTCCCCTATAGCGGTCACCTTTTGCAGGCGGAAAGTGCCGGAAACTTTTATTGTATTTTTGTGAAGACCTTTAAGGGCCTCCTCATACAGGCCTCCCATCAGGCTGCTGCCCCATGCAGGTGATGCGTTCGGATCAGTTGCGCTAAAGGTAAGTGACATGTCCCTGGTGACGCGATAGACCTCAAGAATAGGAGTGTTTACCGCACATATTTCTCCGGCAGGGCAGTCTGCATCGATTGTGCAGCTTCTTCTTGGCAGCGTAAGTGAACAGACTTTCTTTGCCTCATTTCCGTCGGCATCAAAAACTGCAAGATTATTGAGAGGCTTAAATTCCTCGGTCAGATTGTCATGCTCAGGATTAAACCGGTGCATAAAAGGATTTGTCGGATTCGCAGGAGTAAGTATGAGCTGTCCAGTGAGAAGACCGGTAAGAGAAAAGTCACCGTTCATGCTCACATGCAGACCGTCAAAATCATACGCTGCCGTACTGATCCGGTGGCAGAACTCCGTATCAGCCAGATTGTCACATACAAAATTATTCGGAATAAGGGTATCGTCGGTAATAAGAGCATAATGACCTGGATTACCCGGCTTCCACATCTGAATAACATCTTTGATGATCCTTGTGTTCCCATTTGCATCCACATGCAGCAGTATCCTGAATTTAAACGGTGAAGCGACCGGAGTAGGAGTCGTAAAGGCATCATTTGACGGAATCTGCGACTCCGTAACCTTGTCAACAGACACGGTACCGACCCACAGGCCGGTATATGGCGCAGCATGAATCATTCCTGCGGCGCTCAGCAAACAGATGCAGAACATCATCAAAACAGAACCGAAGATTTTCATGGGTACTCTTCCCCCTTGTACCGTATTACAGTATTGATCGATATTTCTTTGTACCATCTTAGAACCCACCCTTCTCAGCACTTACAGGAATAAGGTATCTGCTCCCTGCATCATCAAGTATCTCTATCATCGACTCCGTACGCTGAGTTGATATACCAGCCCTTTTAAGAACAAATCTATAAACCTTCTCCTGGCCTGCAGCAATAGCAAACGTCTCCTCTGCGTTGAACGAAGGCCAGATAATTCCGCCCATAGTGCTGATCTCAAACTTTACAAGCGGTACCGGAGTTGCCATGGGGATATATCGAACGGTGACTGTCTTTACAGATGGGGATGCGTTCTTTATCAAGAGCTTGTTCTCATTAAGTAATTTTTGAAAATCAAGTCCGTCACCAAAATCGGTGCGGACTGTTACAGGACCTGAATATGTTGATGCTCCCTCGGTATAAATCCAGAAGGCCTCGCCAGAACGCATCTGTGCTGAAGCTGGGTTCTGGAGCATCTCCCAAATCCCGGCATTGTTGAGGCGGTATATCGCCTGTCCGGAATGGGCTGCAGAGCTCCCGAAGAAATTGGCAAATGTGGGACCGCCCGCACTATTTATGGAAAAACCGGTGAGATTAAAAGAATTCGGCTCCCATGCCTGGCGCTTGAGCGACGGCCGTCCGGTCACATTCCAGGTGACATTATTATTGCCCCGTATTTCAATTAGATACGCCCGGTTTGCCTGAAGCGTAAAGAGGTTGCTCAACATATTCTCTTCTCCCCTTGACTTAGGGAAATAAACATGCCATCCCTTTACGCCGAGCAGTTTCTCACTCGGGTCCTGGACATACTGCATTGCAATCCCTCGCGGGACCCATGTCCATATGCCTGCCAACGGCAGCCCCTGCAATAGGACCTCCATATCTTTTTGCTCAGGCTCAACCTCAAGGAATATTGCATTCCAGCCAGGATGCAGGTTGAATGTCTGCGTCACCACCGGCCCGGCATGAACTGCGGCAGAAGTGACTATCAAGACAAAAACAACAGACACCAGTAATTCCATCGTGCGAGCAACAATATTCTTCTTCACAGTATCTCCTTTACAAGCCGCCCCTGTAACCCAGGCGCGTAAATAGTTCCGTGGCCATTACATGCTTTTTTGTCATCACTATCTCGGCACTGCAGGAGGAGCAGAGCTGCCTCCTGCGTTTGGCAGTTCTATCTTGCTGAGAAGTTCTCTATTGATCTCGATTTTCAATGCTGATGCGAGCTTTTCATAGAATTCCTTCTCTTTATGAATCTTCTTCTCAAAGAAAAGTCGGCTTTGTATGATCTCTTTCACATCAAAAAAGGGACGGGTTACGCCTGCCTTCGTCTCCATAAGTTTTACGATGTAATAGCCGTCAGAAGAAACGATCACCGAACTGACCTGTCCCGGTTCCTTCAGTGAAAAGATAGCATCCATCACCTCTTTGCCCCACCTGACATCAGAAGCCCCTCGCTTCATTAATCCTGTGTCGCCTCCGCGGTACCGGCTCATCTGGTCGTCCGAAAATTTAATCGCCACTTGTCCAAAAGACAGGGTAGCACGATCAAGAGCCATTGCCTCTGCCCTCGCATATTCTGCCCTTTTGAGAAGCTCTGTCCTCTTTTCATCCGGGGCTTTTGCAGGGACAGATATCTTGATGACCGCAGCCCGCACCATCTGAGGGGTCGAGAATTCGGATGTGTGCTCGTTATAAAATAAACGTATCTCATCATCTGTCACGGTTATTTTTGCCAGCTCCGGTTCAAGATGGTCCTGCCTGTACTGATTGACGATAACCCGCTTAAGCGCGTCGAGTATCGCTGGCTTCTTGTCATATCCCGCATTGATTGCATTGGCATAAAGCACCTCGAACCTGACCATGTCCTCAAGCAAGGTCTCTCGCTGTTCCGGTTTTTCAAATCTGCCCGGCAGGCCGGATCCGCCCTTCTCCATCTCAGCCTTGAAAGCCTTCTCCGTAATATTGAAACTGCCAATTACGGCAATCGGCCTGTCAGCATCACCAGCCGTCTCGGCAGTTCGGCTCCCCCCGACAACCAATATGACACATATCATCGCGGCTGCTATTCCGACCCGAATAGTTATACTAAATTTCATACAGTCCTTTAGTCCCTTCAGGAGATATGACATTCAGTCTCACCCTCACATCTGAAATTGCGGAATCTATCCTTACAGACT comes from the Nitrospirota bacterium genome and includes:
- a CDS encoding peptidyl-prolyl cis-trans isomerase; protein product: MKFSITIRVGIAAAMICVILVVGGSRTAETAGDADRPIAVIGSFNITEKAFKAEMEKGGSGLPGRFEKPEQRETLLEDMVRFEVLYANAINAGYDKKPAILDALKRVIVNQYRQDHLEPELAKITVTDDEIRLFYNEHTSEFSTPQMVRAAVIKISVPAKAPDEKRTELLKRAEYARAEAMALDRATLSFGQVAIKFSDDQMSRYRGGDTGLMKRGASDVRWGKEVMDAIFSLKEPGQVSSVIVSSDGYYIVKLMETKAGVTRPFFDVKEIIQSRLFFEKKIHKEKEFYEKLASALKIEINRELLSKIELPNAGGSSAPPAVPR